The genomic segment CCCAAGCACCAGACAACAACAAGCACGTATGTCCAGCAGACGTGGCTGTGCTGAAGCAATGCACTGGGAGTGGCGACGGCAACACATCTATCGATGTCACAACTTTGCTCGGAGGCGCCACGCAGGAAATAGAGTGGCAGAACGTTGAAGACGTGAAAGGCAGCACAACGAAGAAATTAATCATTCCACCAGCGAACCTCCCTTACGCCGAGCAGAGTTTCATTGTGGGCTGCGTTGATGCCGAGGGCGAACCCAAATGCAAGTTGACAGTAACTCTTGAGGCAAGGGCAAGCGTGACAGAAGACCAGACTGTCACTTGTGCCTACGGGAAGACCAGCAATCCAAAACACCAAAGCATCAAGCTCAGCCAGTCGCGAAACAGGTTCACTCTTGTATGCGGAAAGGATGGAGAAGTTCTCCCGAAAGAGTACCGGAGCAAGTTCTGTAAATTTGGCAAGGAACAAGATGCGTCCACCGCCGACTGCACTGGCAACTACACCGAAATCCTCCCAGTTTACGAAACGAAGTGGTGGGATTACGACCCAAGAAGCACCACTTACAGTTTGGTGATTCCAGAGGGCGGTTTTCctgaggagaaaacagagattATGGTTGGTTgccagaagagagagagtgcTGAATCATCCGCCAAAGTCAAGGAAGAAGCTTCAGCTGATTCGCCGACTGTGTGTAGCGTTGACGTGACAATTGAGGGGGTcccgtcgtctgcgtcgttttttcctcgaggCGTCGTGGATACCTTTTCCTGGGTTGTTGGCTTCGGCGCGATGTTGACTGCGTTTGATGTTTGGTGATGTTGTTGGACTTCCGTGGTGGAAAAAAATGTTCTAGGTAAAGGAAGATGACTGGAGTGTGGAGCGTCGAGTGCGACTGAAAGAAGCATCGCGATTCGCGAAGGCTGCTGCACAGTCAGGAAAGCCGCGAAACTCCACCTAAATGTGTGAGTCGTTTGATGACGCTCAACAGTCTTCACCTTTACAGGTTACGAAATCATGCCCGATTCTCTGTTGTAGTGACAATCTGAACTGCGTCTAACAGGCACGACATTCTCCGGCATGCTGGTCTCGGCCGAGtgccgcatgcagaaaagtgCATTCCGTCAGCGAGGCCACAGAGCGTCTCCCAAACGTAGATGACATCTATTTCATGAGACCagattctcaccctctgtgAGTCATTGGGCCTGTTGTGTTGTAGCAGGGAGACGGGAAGCCAGGCTCCGTAACCCGTGTGCTTTCTACACTCGTTTTTGCTCACAATGAAGGTGGTGTGTGGTCCTTTACAAGATCATTCGTTAATGCGCCTCACATCCTCTGCCCGctaaagagaaaacgatggTGGGTTACACAGACGATCTAGTTGACGGCTGCAACTTGAGAGTCTTTCAGTACACACAGTCTGCTCCGTCAAACAACGAACGAGTCGACCGTCGCGA from the Toxoplasma gondii ME49 chromosome IX, whole genome shotgun sequence genome contains:
- the SRS38A gene encoding SAG-related sequence SRS38A (encoded by transcript TGME49_267130~Gene product name based on ToxoDB Community Expert Annotation.~Signal peptide predicted by SignalP 2.0 HMM (probability 0.998) with cleavage site probability 0.792 at residue 49); this encodes MAPVSLASAAAVKVAASASRLPVMRVVPVKLHLASRLGLLSLLLVATMAGPLGYQHSFVTRAVADEPAKNSACVIEANGGQTTCMCLSTQRTVEPLEATLSTTKSSLQLVCQSSLKFIPQAPDNNKHVCPADVAVLKQCTGSGDGNTSIDVTTLLGGATQEIEWQNVEDVKGSTTKKLIIPPANLPYAEQSFIVGCVDAEGEPKCKLTVTLEARASVTEDQTVTCAYGKTSNPKHQSIKLSQSRNRFTLVCGKDGEVLPKEYRSKFCKFGKEQDASTADCTGNYTEILPVYETKWWDYDPRSTTYSLVIPEGGFPEEKTEIMVGCQKRESAESSAKVKEEASADSPTVCSVDVTIEGVPSSASFFPRGVVDTFSWVVGFGAMLTAFDVW